Below is a window of Halococcus saccharolyticus DSM 5350 DNA.
GACACTCCGTTGAAAATCGACTGCCGAACGGCTATCGGGTTCGTTCCGAAGAGTGGTCGTGACGTTCCAGATGCACACGCGACGTTCCGGGCGCACCCGGTACCTGCGGACTTTTATCACCTGCCACCCAACGCCGGCCATGCGCGTTGGCCTGGTTTCGGTCGGCGACGAACTCCTCGCGGGCGACACCGTGAACACCAACGCCGCGTGGCTCGGCAATCGACTCACAGAGCGCGGCGCGACCGTCGAGCGGTGCGTCGTGGTGCCCGATCGGATCGAGACGATCGCCGAAGTCATCTCGGAACTCCACGACCGCTACGACGCGGTGCTCGTCACGGGTGGGCTCGGGCCGACCCACGACGACCTGACGATGGATGCCGTCGCGCGGGCGTTCGATCGCGAGCTCGAGGAGAGCGACGAGGCGATCGAGTGGCTCGCCGAACACGGCGGCTACGAACGAGCGGACCTCGCCGCGGGCACCGCCGACCTGCCCACGGGCGCACGAGTGCTCCACAACGAGGCCGGGGTCGCGCCGGGCTGTGTGGTCGAGTCGGTGTACGTCTTTCCAGGGGTGCCCGCAGAGATGCACGCGATG
It encodes the following:
- a CDS encoding competence/damage-inducible protein A; this encodes MRVGLVSVGDELLAGDTVNTNAAWLGNRLTERGATVERCVVVPDRIETIAEVISELHDRYDAVLVTGGLGPTHDDLTMDAVARAFDRELEESDEAIEWLAEHGGYERADLAAGTADLPTGARVLHNEAGVAPGCVVESVYVFPGVPAEMHAMFETVAEEFTGTIAHVEWIRAAEPESALLDRIAAVRERFDVTVGSYPGEHVRLKVQSVDPEEATTAAAWLRDRVDVVESADEPSESGPN